Proteins found in one Fibrobacter sp. genomic segment:
- a CDS encoding CTP synthase codes for MPKFIFVTGGVVSSLGKGITAASIGLLLKSRGLHVVNQKFDPYLNVDPGTMNPYQHGEVYVTDDGAETDLDLGHYERFTGVTTSRYCNFTSGQIYDSIIKKERRGDFLGGTVQVVPHVTTEICESIRSVVAPGVDVVISEIGGTVGDIESLPYLEALRQFRIQAGRGNVLFVHVTLVPYLHKAGEVKTKPTQHSVAALREIGIIPDILICRTEKHLEKDVRRKLSLFCNVDKEAVIEALDAPNTIYEVPLEFAAQELDTVILDYLGLRAGRRDLKPWRDYVDRVTGAKNSVEIGIVGKYSELLDAYKSIHEALDHAGSMHSVKVNIRSISAEEIEKQGAERVLGDLDGVLVPGGFGSRGLDGKINAVRYAREKRIPFLGICLGMQMAVIEFARNVLKLEHADSTENHPDTPYPVIHLMEEQKKVLNKGASMRLGSYPCVLKNGTSAKQSYGIETINERHRHRYEFNNSYREQFEKAGMVISGESPDGMLAEIVEISDHPWYVASQFHPEFKSRPVDPHPLFRDFVGACLKCRISESVKQGEC; via the coding sequence ATGCCTAAATTCATTTTCGTTACCGGTGGAGTGGTTTCCTCTCTTGGGAAGGGTATCACTGCCGCATCGATTGGTTTACTTCTGAAATCACGTGGTCTGCATGTGGTGAATCAGAAGTTTGATCCTTATCTTAATGTAGATCCTGGTACCATGAACCCCTACCAGCATGGGGAGGTATATGTGACAGACGATGGTGCCGAGACTGATCTGGATCTCGGGCACTACGAGCGCTTTACAGGTGTAACGACCAGCCGTTACTGCAATTTCACATCCGGACAGATTTACGATTCCATAATAAAGAAGGAGCGGCGCGGGGATTTTCTTGGGGGGACGGTTCAGGTTGTGCCGCATGTGACAACCGAAATCTGCGAAAGTATCCGTTCTGTGGTGGCACCCGGTGTTGATGTGGTGATAAGTGAGATTGGCGGAACAGTGGGAGATATAGAGAGTCTCCCCTACCTTGAGGCTCTCCGCCAGTTCAGGATCCAGGCTGGAAGGGGAAATGTGCTTTTTGTTCATGTTACCCTGGTTCCTTATCTGCACAAAGCCGGTGAGGTCAAGACCAAGCCTACCCAGCACTCAGTTGCCGCACTGCGTGAGATCGGGATCATACCCGATATCCTTATATGCAGGACCGAAAAACATCTGGAGAAAGACGTCCGCAGGAAGCTTTCACTTTTCTGTAATGTTGATAAGGAAGCAGTAATAGAGGCCCTCGATGCTCCAAACACAATATATGAAGTACCTCTGGAATTTGCAGCCCAGGAACTTGATACAGTCATACTGGATTATCTGGGGCTGAGGGCCGGGCGGAGAGATCTTAAGCCATGGCGGGACTATGTGGACCGGGTCACTGGTGCTAAAAACTCGGTAGAGATAGGAATTGTAGGAAAGTACAGCGAACTTCTGGATGCTTACAAATCGATTCATGAGGCGCTCGATCATGCCGGTTCGATGCATTCTGTCAAGGTGAATATCAGAAGTATCTCAGCAGAGGAGATTGAGAAGCAGGGTGCAGAGAGGGTCCTGGGGGATCTTGATGGAGTGCTGGTACCGGGAGGATTCGGCTCCAGAGGTCTTGATGGAAAAATCAACGCTGTCAGATATGCACGTGAAAAGAGGATCCCGTTTCTGGGTATCTGTCTGGGGATGCAGATGGCGGTAATTGAATTTGCAAGGAATGTTCTGAAGCTGGAACATGCTGACAGTACCGAAAACCATCCTGATACGCCCTATCCGGTCATTCACCTTATGGAGGAGCAGAAAAAGGTATTGAATAAAGGCGCAAGTATGAGGCTTGGATCTTATCCCTGTGTTCTGAAAAACGGGACATCTGCAAAGCAGAGTTATGGTATTGAAACCATTAACGAGCGACACAGGCACCGCTACGAGTTCAACAATTCCTACAGAGAGCAGTTTGAGAAAGCCGGAATGGTGATCTCAGGGGAGTCTCCGGATGGAATGCTGGCAGAGATAGTAGAAATAAGTGATCATCCCTGGTATGTAGCATCCCAGTTTCATCCGGAGTTCAAATCCAGGCCTGTAGACCCTCATC